In Primulina huaijiensis isolate GDHJ02 chromosome 6, ASM1229523v2, whole genome shotgun sequence, a single window of DNA contains:
- the LOC140978644 gene encoding small ribosomal subunit protein mL103 (rPPR7)-like isoform X1 gives MSSNLCCRLRQIFQRRPTGTTSPTLSGNDHLEYLVDRFKKKSNSTNFRRNRLAYKIIVNRLARVHRFSSIHDILNHQKQYPDITDEHFVARLICLYGESRMFDHALQLFDEMPDLNCPRSVLSFNTLLAACIASKEFDKFGELFREIPRKLSIEPDIISYNTMIKAFCEVGSMDAAVSLLDEIEKNGIEPNLITFNILLGSFYKGDADNFSKAETFWSLMQEKEVVLDVRSYNSRLHGMMRQKRVSEALNVLKEMEERGLQPNHYSYNVMIKGFVDEGNLKEAKKWYASMIGNDYMPDFFTHATLIPFACSKNDVDFAHELCIKSVDMKRPVSNGLMQKVADALFEQSEAEKAKELLKLKDSKGRLPDGNSLPAGLVLG, from the exons ATGTCTTCAAATCTCTGCTGCCGCCTCCGCCAGATTTTTCAGCGGAGACCCACTGGCACCACCTCACCGACTCTCTCTGGCAACGATCATCTCGAATACCTCGTTGACCGattcaagaaaaagtcgaaTTCCACCAACTTCCGCCGTAATCGCTTAGCATACAAGATTATTGTCAACCGCCTCGCCAGAGTACACCGCTTCTCTTCCATTCATGACATACTCAATCATCAGAAACAGTATCCTGACATCACCGACGAACACTTCGTTGCTCGTCTCATATGTCTTTATGGGGAATCCAGAATGTTCGATCACGCCCTTCAGTTGTTCGATGAAATGCCGGACCTAAATTGTCCGAGAAGTGTACTGTCCTTTAATACCCTTTTGGCAGCCTGCATTGCTTCAAAGGAGTTTGACAAATTCGGCGAGCTTTTCCGAGAAATTCCTAGAAAATTATCGATAGAGCCTGATATAATATCTTACAACACCATGATCAAAGCTTTTTGCGAAGTGGGATCTATGGATGCGGCTGTTTCATTGTTGGACGAGATTGAGAAAAATGGTATTGAGCCAAATTTGATTACTTTCAACATTCTCTTGGGCTCATTCTATAAGGGCGATGCTGACAATTTTTCCAAAGCTGAAACTTTTTGGAGTTTGATGCAAGAGAAGGAAGTCGTTCTTGATGTAAGGAGTTATAACTCACGATTACATGGAATGATGAGGCAGAAGCGGGTATCAGAAGCCTTAAATGTGCTCAAAGAGATGGAGGAAAGGGGGCTGCAGCCGAACCATTACTCGTACAATGTCATGATCAAAGGGTTTGTGGATGAAGGGAATTTGAAGGAAGCAAAGAAGTGGTACGCTTCCATGATAGGCAATGATTACATGCCAGATTTTTTCACACATGCGACGCTTATTCCATTTGCTTGTTCCAAGAATGATGTTGATTTTGCACACGAGTTGTGCATAAAATCTGTTGACATGAAAAGGCCCGTTTCGAATGGGTTGATGCAGAAAGTAGCTGATGCTTTGTTTGAGCAATCAGAAGCTGAAAAGGCAAAGGAACTCTTGAAGTTGAAGGACTCGAAGGGTAGATTACCCGATGGGAACTCATTGCCTGCAG GGCTTGTCCTTGGTTGA
- the LOC140978644 gene encoding small ribosomal subunit protein mL103 (rPPR7)-like isoform X2: MSSNLCCRLRQIFQRRPTGTTSPTLSGNDHLEYLVDRFKKKSNSTNFRRNRLAYKIIVNRLARVHRFSSIHDILNHQKQYPDITDEHFVARLICLYGESRMFDHALQLFDEMPDLNCPRSVLSFNTLLAACIASKEFDKFGELFREIPRKLSIEPDIISYNTMIKAFCEVGSMDAAVSLLDEIEKNGIEPNLITFNILLGSFYKGDADNFSKAETFWSLMQEKEVVLDVRSYNSRLHGMMRQKRVSEALNVLKEMEERGLQPNHYSYNVMIKGFVDEGNLKEAKKWYASMIGNDYMPDFFTHATLIPFACSKNDVDFAHELCIKSVDMKRPVSNGLMQKVADALFEQSEAEKAKELLKLKDSKGRLPDGNSLPAGD; the protein is encoded by the exons ATGTCTTCAAATCTCTGCTGCCGCCTCCGCCAGATTTTTCAGCGGAGACCCACTGGCACCACCTCACCGACTCTCTCTGGCAACGATCATCTCGAATACCTCGTTGACCGattcaagaaaaagtcgaaTTCCACCAACTTCCGCCGTAATCGCTTAGCATACAAGATTATTGTCAACCGCCTCGCCAGAGTACACCGCTTCTCTTCCATTCATGACATACTCAATCATCAGAAACAGTATCCTGACATCACCGACGAACACTTCGTTGCTCGTCTCATATGTCTTTATGGGGAATCCAGAATGTTCGATCACGCCCTTCAGTTGTTCGATGAAATGCCGGACCTAAATTGTCCGAGAAGTGTACTGTCCTTTAATACCCTTTTGGCAGCCTGCATTGCTTCAAAGGAGTTTGACAAATTCGGCGAGCTTTTCCGAGAAATTCCTAGAAAATTATCGATAGAGCCTGATATAATATCTTACAACACCATGATCAAAGCTTTTTGCGAAGTGGGATCTATGGATGCGGCTGTTTCATTGTTGGACGAGATTGAGAAAAATGGTATTGAGCCAAATTTGATTACTTTCAACATTCTCTTGGGCTCATTCTATAAGGGCGATGCTGACAATTTTTCCAAAGCTGAAACTTTTTGGAGTTTGATGCAAGAGAAGGAAGTCGTTCTTGATGTAAGGAGTTATAACTCACGATTACATGGAATGATGAGGCAGAAGCGGGTATCAGAAGCCTTAAATGTGCTCAAAGAGATGGAGGAAAGGGGGCTGCAGCCGAACCATTACTCGTACAATGTCATGATCAAAGGGTTTGTGGATGAAGGGAATTTGAAGGAAGCAAAGAAGTGGTACGCTTCCATGATAGGCAATGATTACATGCCAGATTTTTTCACACATGCGACGCTTATTCCATTTGCTTGTTCCAAGAATGATGTTGATTTTGCACACGAGTTGTGCATAAAATCTGTTGACATGAAAAGGCCCGTTTCGAATGGGTTGATGCAGAAAGTAGCTGATGCTTTGTTTGAGCAATCAGAAGCTGAAAAGGCAAAGGAACTCTTGAAGTTGAAGGACTCGAAGGGTAGATTACCCGATGGGAACTCATTGCCTGCAGGTGATTA G
- the LOC140978181 gene encoding uncharacterized protein codes for MAFYSDYDGHTDDFCSTPYQSSEYNMVPTPFQASFSTSSWYEFNEPKVSEYNYFITPSISNYMVYTEPKLMQYSPVENHSSDYEYYSRYVNQSGINYSVYHCTELKLLQYDPSLSSEKKSKISYSISTEELNEPEYKEYSPEPYRGGYDPVTTYGRPLPPSDEICYPRSTPRPNVVSFDGFDYGSIPSPYRKDDLDNLSTKLPITIEEADQETDDFGNGDEVTGTGEHGEIGEPVQSTPPSDNSHKKHDDERFGNGRNEDYDDKIGWQTSYGSGLESMDLCESIFGYWPCLDKIERQKRDNFGEIRDQESRRDPWQLAADYLFGSPVIYENENYLHLQHHHQEIKYESYMRK; via the coding sequence ATGGCCTTCTATAGCGACTACGATGGTCACACAGATGATTTCTGTTCGACTCCATACCAGTCTTCTGAATACAACATGGTTCCAACTCCATTTCAGGCCTCGTTTTCGACCTCTTCTTGGTACGAATTCAACGAGCCTAAGGTTAGTGAATATAATTATTTCATCACTCCATCTATATCTAATTACATGGTCTACACCGAGCCCAAATTGATGCAGTACTCGCCTGTTGAAAATCATTCCTCTGATTATGAATATTATAGCCGGTATGTGAATCAATCAGGAATAAATTACTCTGTTTACCACTGCACTGAGCTTAAACTGCTCCAGTATGATCCATCACTTTCTTCAGAGAAAAAATCCAAGATCTCTTATTCTATCTCTACAGAAGAACTCAACGAACCCGAATACAAAGAATACTCACCGGAACCATACAGAGGCGGGTATGATCCCGTTACAACCTACGGCCGCCCTCTGCCTCCTTCTGATGAAATCTGTTATCCACGGTCTACCCCTCGTCCCAACGTTGTTTCGTTTGATGGTTTTGATTACGGGTCCATACCTTCACCCTATAGAAAAGATGATCTAGATAACCTCTCAACAAAGCTTCCAATTACAATCGAAGAAGCTGATCAAGAAACAGATGATTTTGGAAATGGAGACGAGGTTACAGGTACTGGTGAACATGGTGAAATCGGCGAGCCAGTACAGTCTACCCCCCCGAGTGACAACTCTCATAAAAAACATGATGATGAGAGATTTGGGAATGGAAGAAATGAAGATTATGATGATAAAATTGGATGGCAAACTTCATATGGTTCTGGCCTGGAATCTATGGATCTGTGTGAAAGTATATTTGGTTATTGGCCTTGTTTAGACAAGATCGAGCGGCAGAAAAGGGATAATTTTGGAGAAATTCGTGATCAAGAAAGCAGAAGGGATCCATGGCAACTTGCTGCAGATTATCTTTTTGGAAGTCCagtgatttatgaaaatgaaaaCTATCTTCATCTTCAGCATCATCATCAAGAAATTAAGTATGAGAGTTATATGCGCAAGTAA
- the LOC140978182 gene encoding uncharacterized protein isoform X1: protein MILEHLQNMLQSVRRLCTMTTKYSYKSVLCFQSSIFATAFSTLELPQNPLYPPICCKNNSKIDESYVLSQLSDLLPISSHRHAANPPPHNPLEFGVIDEFLLPEDKLRGVFLQKLRSKTAIHRALSDVGVELNCELFAKVVNRGNLGGEAMVVFFHWAVKQPNISDNVLTYNVILKALGRRKFFAHMLEMLNEMIVKKLIPNSETLYIVMDNYMRAHHVSKAIGVFKDLGNYGLKCDEETLNVTLRCLCARSHVGIAWSLFTKMREKVQCCSTTYNIIIGGWSSLGQVNEVEKCLKAMVDDGVKPDCVTYSYLIESLGRAGRVDDAVNIFDFLEENGDKLSTAVYNAMIFNFLARGNIDEALKYKEQMLTNSCEPNMDTYVRIIRHFLKIRRVADSMEMFDEMLDRGIIPSTGTLTEFLEPLCRYGPPYAALMIYKKAKKAGCRISFTAYKLLLMRLSRFGKCGMLLSIWDEMQENGYSSDTQVYEYIINGLCNTGRLETAVLVMEECLYNGFFPDKVICSKLSNKLMDSNRTVMSYKLFLKLKNARVNENAQRYWRAKGWHF, encoded by the exons ATGATATTAGAACACCTGCAG AATATGTTACAGTCAGTCAGAAGATTGTGCACCATGACCACCAAGTATAGTTACAAGTCAGTACTATGTTTCCAATCTTCAATTTTCGCAACCGCATTTTCGACTCTCGAACTTCCACAAAATCCGTTATATCCTCCTATATGCTGTAAGAATAATTCTAAAATCGATGAATCCTATGTACTCAGCCAGCTCTCCGATCTTTTGCCCATCTCGAGTCACAGACATGCTGCTAATCCACCACCTCATAATCCATTGGAATTTGGGGTTATAGATGAATTTTTATTACCAGAAGATAAGTTGCGTGGAGTTTTCCTCCAGAAACTTCGCAGCAAAACTGCCATTCACCGTGCTTTGAGTGATGTTGGGGTGGAACTGAATTGTGAATTATTTGCTAAAGTAGTGAATAGGGGGAATTTAGGTGGTGAGGCGATGGTTGTGTTCTTCCATTGGGCAGTCAAGCAGCCAAATATATCAGACAATGTTTTGACTTACAATGTTATTCTCAAAGCTTTAGGGAGAAGGAAATTCTTTGCGCATATGTTGGAAATGCTAAATGAAATGATCGTTAAAAAGCTGATTCCTAATTCTGAAACTCTTTATATTGTTATGGATAATTATATGCGAGCTCACCATGTTTCTAAAGCAATTGGGGTTTTCAAAGATTTGGGGAACTATGGATTAAAATGTGATGAGGAAACATTGAATGTTACCCTTCGTTGTTTGTGCGCACGGTCCCATGTGGGTATTGCATGGTCTTTGTTCACTAAAATGAGGGAGAAGGTGCAATGTTGTAGCACTACATATAACATAATCATTGGTGGATGGTCAAGTTTGGGTCAGGTTAATGAAGTCGAGAAGTGTTTAAAAGCTATGGTGGATGACGGAGTTAAACCTGATTGTGTGACGTATAGTTATCTTATTGAGAGTCTGGGGAGAGCTGGTCGAGTTGATGATGCtgtaaatatttttgatttcttGGAGGAGAATGGGGATAAGCTGAGTACTGCAGTATACAATGCAATGATATTCAATTTTCTTGCTCGTGGAAATATTGATGAAGCTTTGAAATATAAAGAGCAAATGCTGACTAATAGCTGTGAACCGAACATGGATACCTATGTTAGAATTATTCGGCATTTCCTAAAAATCAGAAGAGTTGCGGATTCTATGGAGATGTTTGATGAAATGTTAGATCGGGGGATAATTCCTTCCACGGGAACCTTGACCGAGTTTCTTGAACCTTTGTGCAGATATGGACCACCATATGCTGCGTTGATGATCTATAAAAAGGCAAAAAAGGCAGGATGCAGAATATCGTTTACGGCATATAAGCTATTGCTTATGAGATTGTCTAGATTTGGGAAATGTGGGATGCTACTTAGCATATGGGATGAAATGCAAGAAAATGGATATTCTTCTGATACGCAGGTTTATGAGTATATTATAAACGGGTTATGCAACACTGGGCGGCTTGAAACAGCGGTCCTTGTCATGGAGGAATGTCTTTACAATGGGTTTTTTCCCGATAAAGTTATCTGCAGTAAACTGAGTAACAAGTTGATGGATTCGAACAGAACAGTGATGTCTTACAAGCTTTTTCTCAAGTTAAAGAATGCTCGTGTAAATGAAAATGCACAGCGATATTGGCGTGCCAAAGGGTGGCATTTTTAA
- the LOC140978182 gene encoding uncharacterized protein isoform X2 encodes MILEHLQNMLQSVRRLCTMTTKYSYNQLSDLLPISSHRHAANPPPHNPLEFGVIDEFLLPEDKLRGVFLQKLRSKTAIHRALSDVGVELNCELFAKVVNRGNLGGEAMVVFFHWAVKQPNISDNVLTYNVILKALGRRKFFAHMLEMLNEMIVKKLIPNSETLYIVMDNYMRAHHVSKAIGVFKDLGNYGLKCDEETLNVTLRCLCARSHVGIAWSLFTKMREKVQCCSTTYNIIIGGWSSLGQVNEVEKCLKAMVDDGVKPDCVTYSYLIESLGRAGRVDDAVNIFDFLEENGDKLSTAVYNAMIFNFLARGNIDEALKYKEQMLTNSCEPNMDTYVRIIRHFLKIRRVADSMEMFDEMLDRGIIPSTGTLTEFLEPLCRYGPPYAALMIYKKAKKAGCRISFTAYKLLLMRLSRFGKCGMLLSIWDEMQENGYSSDTQVYEYIINGLCNTGRLETAVLVMEECLYNGFFPDKVICSKLSNKLMDSNRTVMSYKLFLKLKNARVNENAQRYWRAKGWHF; translated from the exons ATGATATTAGAACACCTGCAG AATATGTTACAGTCAGTCAGAAGATTGTGCACCATGACCACCAAGTATAGTTACAA CCAGCTCTCCGATCTTTTGCCCATCTCGAGTCACAGACATGCTGCTAATCCACCACCTCATAATCCATTGGAATTTGGGGTTATAGATGAATTTTTATTACCAGAAGATAAGTTGCGTGGAGTTTTCCTCCAGAAACTTCGCAGCAAAACTGCCATTCACCGTGCTTTGAGTGATGTTGGGGTGGAACTGAATTGTGAATTATTTGCTAAAGTAGTGAATAGGGGGAATTTAGGTGGTGAGGCGATGGTTGTGTTCTTCCATTGGGCAGTCAAGCAGCCAAATATATCAGACAATGTTTTGACTTACAATGTTATTCTCAAAGCTTTAGGGAGAAGGAAATTCTTTGCGCATATGTTGGAAATGCTAAATGAAATGATCGTTAAAAAGCTGATTCCTAATTCTGAAACTCTTTATATTGTTATGGATAATTATATGCGAGCTCACCATGTTTCTAAAGCAATTGGGGTTTTCAAAGATTTGGGGAACTATGGATTAAAATGTGATGAGGAAACATTGAATGTTACCCTTCGTTGTTTGTGCGCACGGTCCCATGTGGGTATTGCATGGTCTTTGTTCACTAAAATGAGGGAGAAGGTGCAATGTTGTAGCACTACATATAACATAATCATTGGTGGATGGTCAAGTTTGGGTCAGGTTAATGAAGTCGAGAAGTGTTTAAAAGCTATGGTGGATGACGGAGTTAAACCTGATTGTGTGACGTATAGTTATCTTATTGAGAGTCTGGGGAGAGCTGGTCGAGTTGATGATGCtgtaaatatttttgatttcttGGAGGAGAATGGGGATAAGCTGAGTACTGCAGTATACAATGCAATGATATTCAATTTTCTTGCTCGTGGAAATATTGATGAAGCTTTGAAATATAAAGAGCAAATGCTGACTAATAGCTGTGAACCGAACATGGATACCTATGTTAGAATTATTCGGCATTTCCTAAAAATCAGAAGAGTTGCGGATTCTATGGAGATGTTTGATGAAATGTTAGATCGGGGGATAATTCCTTCCACGGGAACCTTGACCGAGTTTCTTGAACCTTTGTGCAGATATGGACCACCATATGCTGCGTTGATGATCTATAAAAAGGCAAAAAAGGCAGGATGCAGAATATCGTTTACGGCATATAAGCTATTGCTTATGAGATTGTCTAGATTTGGGAAATGTGGGATGCTACTTAGCATATGGGATGAAATGCAAGAAAATGGATATTCTTCTGATACGCAGGTTTATGAGTATATTATAAACGGGTTATGCAACACTGGGCGGCTTGAAACAGCGGTCCTTGTCATGGAGGAATGTCTTTACAATGGGTTTTTTCCCGATAAAGTTATCTGCAGTAAACTGAGTAACAAGTTGATGGATTCGAACAGAACAGTGATGTCTTACAAGCTTTTTCTCAAGTTAAAGAATGCTCGTGTAAATGAAAATGCACAGCGATATTGGCGTGCCAAAGGGTGGCATTTTTAA
- the LOC140978183 gene encoding uncharacterized protein isoform X2, with product MEVKGGAAAAAADVEASEEESLLMEGMAVLDFDMLCSTVAMQAHKGKWGKLNDDNEEENLVSDYQNGGGVFRMWEGEIIYDCFDARAVALQSTCCPCYRFGKNMKRAGFGSCFLQGSESSFDDCVYHLICPCCTLCQESRTLEMNNVEDGIWHGRGDTICIGTVSTKSPECLGMQKDSNDS from the exons ATGGAGGTGAAAGGTGGTGCGGCGGCTGCGGCGGCGGATGTGGAGGCGTCGGAGGAGGAGAGTTTGTTGATGGAAGGGATGGCCGTGTTGGATTTTGACATGCTTTGTTCAACGGTTGCCATGCAGGCCCACAAGGGGAAATGGGGGAAACTGaatgatgataatgaagaagaaaatcttgtatctgattatcaaaatggAGGGGGAGTTTTTAGGATGTGGGAAGGTGAGATTATTTACGACTGTTTTGATGCTCGAGCCGTAGCTCTTCAATCCACATG TTGTCCATGTTATAGATTTGGCAAGAATATGAAACGAGCTGGATTTGGTTCTTGTTTTCTTCAG GGTAGTGAGAGTTCTTTCGATGACTGCGTGTACCATCTAATTTGCCCGTGCTGCACTTTATGTCAG GAGTCAAGAACATTGGAGATGAACAACGTCGAAGATGGAATCTGGCATGGCAGAGGGGACACCATATGTATAGGTACCGTGTCAACAAAGTCGCCTGAATGCCTAGGTATGCAAAAAGACTCAAATGACAGTTAG
- the LOC140978183 gene encoding uncharacterized protein isoform X1 — protein sequence MEVKGGAAAAAADVEASEEESLLMEGMAVLDFDMLCSTVAMQAHKGKWGKLNDDNEEENLVSDYQNGGGVFRMWEGEIIYDCFDARAVALQSTCCPCYRFGKNMKRAGFGSCFLQGSIHFILAVAALFNLLAFIFTRRRSFLYLAILFTVSVGTYIGFYRTLIRKKFNIKGSESSFDDCVYHLICPCCTLCQESRTLEMNNVEDGIWHGRGDTICIGTVSTKSPECLGMQKDSNDS from the exons ATGGAGGTGAAAGGTGGTGCGGCGGCTGCGGCGGCGGATGTGGAGGCGTCGGAGGAGGAGAGTTTGTTGATGGAAGGGATGGCCGTGTTGGATTTTGACATGCTTTGTTCAACGGTTGCCATGCAGGCCCACAAGGGGAAATGGGGGAAACTGaatgatgataatgaagaagaaaatcttgtatctgattatcaaaatggAGGGGGAGTTTTTAGGATGTGGGAAGGTGAGATTATTTACGACTGTTTTGATGCTCGAGCCGTAGCTCTTCAATCCACATG TTGTCCATGTTATAGATTTGGCAAGAATATGAAACGAGCTGGATTTGGTTCTTGTTTTCTTCAG GGATCTATTCACTTTATTCTTGCAGTTGCAGCCCTGTTCAACCTGCTAGCATTTATATTTACTCGGAGACGTAGCTTTCTATATTTGGCCATTTTATTTACAGTTTCAGTTGGAACATATATTGGATTTTACCGAACACTGATTaggaaaaaattcaatataaaa GGTAGTGAGAGTTCTTTCGATGACTGCGTGTACCATCTAATTTGCCCGTGCTGCACTTTATGTCAG GAGTCAAGAACATTGGAGATGAACAACGTCGAAGATGGAATCTGGCATGGCAGAGGGGACACCATATGTATAGGTACCGTGTCAACAAAGTCGCCTGAATGCCTAGGTATGCAAAAAGACTCAAATGACAGTTAG
- the LOC140979179 gene encoding uncharacterized protein, with translation MAALHCQVAEMDSGPADSLSSTPRSDHHHHLHDDGATAQQARVRFMCSFGGKILPRPHDNQLRYVGGDTRIVVVHRHTTFSSLLSKLSKLASTAKVSIKYQLPNEDLDALITVTADEDVENMMEEFDRLSQNKSARLRLFLFNIDGTSSRTTSISSLLDGSSKCENWFVDVLNGGPGLGPVLERGRSEVSSIVSEVPDYLFGLDNQDDTLKEPKLRNKNLLNDNVSISDPCSPAPVVSSPFGSTSSSLAPPNVQAIPDLPLVKTKPLNPVQTMDQVKKSRVGHDILRENTGLPQPPTYSSGPGTMWHYPGPAMQHVSAVYYVPSGHQVQPANISVQPVPMQPQFVQPYPVVPSQVPVGFPQTVSSTGRVYGASVRPYDLNSRVVHDGANQAMYFTRD, from the coding sequence ATGGCAGCTTTACACTGTCAGGTAGCTGAAATGGACTCCGGCCCTGCCGATTCGTTATCGTCAACGCCGCGCTCCGATCACCATCACCACCTCCACGATGACGGCGCCACCGCCCAGCAGGCAAGGGTCCGGTTCATGTGCAGCTTTGGCGGGAAGATCCTACCCCGCCCGCATGACAACCAGCTTCGTTACGTCGGCGGAGACACCCGAATTGTGGTGGTTCACCGACACACGACCTTTTCTTCTCTCCTCTCAAAGCTCTCAAAGCTGGCGAGTACAGCCAAAGTCAGCATAAAGTACCAACTTCCAAACGAAGACCTCGACGCTCTGATAACTGTCACCGCCGATGAGGATGTTGAGAACATGATGGAAGAGTTCGATCGGCTCTCACAGAATAAATCGGCTAGGCTTAGGCTCTTTCTTTTCAACATTGATGGTACATCCTCCAGGACCACCAGTATAAGCTCGCTCCTGGACGGCTCGTCTAAGTGCGAGAACTGGTTCGTAGACGTCTTGAATGGGGGGCCGGGTTTGGGCCCGGTTCTGGAGCGCGGCCGGTCCGAGGTGTCATCCATCGTCTCCGAAGTTCCGGATTACTTATTCGGGCTGGATAATCAGGATGACACGTTGAAAGAACCCAAGCTCAGAAACAAAAACCTTTTGAACGATAATGTTTCAATCTCCGATCCATGTTCACCTGCTCCGGTTGTTTCTTCACCTTTCGGATCCACTTCATCTTCCTTGGCGCCACCAAACGTGCAAGCAATTCCGGATCTTCCGCTTGTGAAAACCAAACCTCTAAACCCTGTTCAAACTATGGACCAGGTAAAGAAAAGCCGAGTTGGTCATGATATACTCCGCGAAAATACTGGTCTTCCTCAGCCACCCACATATTCAAGTGGGCCAGGAACCATGTGGCACTACCCTGGTCCAGCTATGCAACACGTGTCGGCTGTTTACTATGTGCCCAGTGGgcatcaagttcaacccgctaATATTTCGGTGCAACCGGTCCCAATGCAGCCTCAATTTGTCCAGCCATACCCTGTTGTTCCGAGTCAAGTACCCGTTGGGTTTCCTCAAACAGTATCAAGTACGGGTCGAGTATATGGAGCTAGTGTTAGGCCTTATGATTTGAATTCCCGGGTTGTTCACGATGGTGCGAACCAAGCGATGTATTTCACGAGGGATTAG
- the LOC140978887 gene encoding uncharacterized protein, which yields MIRNNLHTAAETFAKEADISPEPAAVNPPEGFLTEWWSLFWDVYSAKLPKHPEAIKDSLDKNFSSVLQRPDINCMPPSVCPSLPMPRLSDFLQNVYSTIIPRSDMGNMLQSALPTMISRPELNSNGLGPPPMLDTTIGQRQPVTNWISENMSEQERLILSDRDLNFNARLLNVDQLASFSPCSVNSRYLQKRVPQKPQPPVFINGRSCTYLGSSSAIKPVSHEALKQKQPKSEPDDAGSSTSSNSATSTPAPASKNLC from the exons ATGATCAGAAACAACTTGCACACCGCTGCTGAGACTTTCGCCAAAGAGGCTGATATTTCTCCCGAGCCTGCTG CCGTCAATCCTCCTGAAGGATTTCTGACTGAATGGTGGTCCTTATTTTGGGATGTATACTCTGCTAAACTTCCAAAGCATCCCGAGGCAATTAAAGACTCCTTAGACAAG AACTTTAGCTCAGTGTTGCAAAGGCCAGATATAAATTGTATGCCACCGAGTGTCTGTCCCTCACTGCCAATGCCGAGACTTTCCGATTTTCTTCAAAATGTCTATTCAACAATAATACCAAGGTCAGATATGGGGAATATGCTGCAAAGTGCTCTTCCAACAATGATATCAAGGCCAGAACTGAACTCGAATGGTCTAGGACCGCCTCCAATGTTGGACACCACCATAGGCCAAAGGCAACCGGTAACAAATTGGATATCTGAAAATATGTCGGAGCAAGAGCGTCTCATTCTTTCTGATAGGGACTTGAATTTTAATGCACGGCTCCTAAATGTTGATCAATTAGCTAGCTTTTCTCCATGTTCAGTTAACTCCCG CTATCTCCAGAAGAGGGTTCCGCAGAAGCCTCAGCCCCCTGTTTTCATA AATGGCAGGTCTTGTACGTATTTGGGGAGCTCCTCGGCTATAAAGCCAGTGTCACATGAAGCATTGAAACAAAAACAACCTAAAAGTGAACCTGATGATGCTG GCTCTTCAACAAGTTCCAACTCCGCGACTTCTACTCCAGCTCCTGCTTCCAAGAACTTATGCTGA